Proteins found in one Oncorhynchus mykiss isolate Arlee chromosome 3, USDA_OmykA_1.1, whole genome shotgun sequence genomic segment:
- the LOC110503682 gene encoding trypsin-3, translating to MTCSSEQQTPPMCWRSGSHHRSGNQTAVMPVHLINPTLSLPSRMQVRLGEHDITVNEGTEQFIDSVKVIMHPSYNSRNLDNNIMLIKLSRPASLISYVSTVALPSSCLVSGWANLSGSSSNYPDTLRCLDLPILSSSSCNSAYPGQITSNMFCAGFMKGGKDSCQGDSGGPVVCNGQLQGVVSWGYGCAQRNKPGVYTKVCNYKSWISSTMSSN from the exons ATGACTTGTAGCAGTGAGCAGCAGACACCACCCATGTGCTGGAGATCAGGGAGCCACCACAGAAGTGGTAACCAGACTGCAGTGATGCCTG TACATCTGATTaaccctaccctctctctccccagccgcATGCAGGTGCGTCTGGGTGAGCATGACATTACCGTCAACGAGGGCACTGAGCAGTTCATCGACTCAGTAAAGGTCATCATGCACCCCAGTTACAACAGCCGCaacctggacaacaacatcatGCTGATCAAGCTGAGCAGGCCCGCCTCACTGATCAGCTATGTGAGCACTGTGGCTCTGCCCTCCAGCTGtctggtctctggctgggccaaccTATCCGGCAGCAGCA GCAACTACCCTGACACTCTGAGGTGTCTGGATCTCCCCATcctgagcagcagcagctgcaacAGCGCCTATCCTGGACAGATCACCTCCAACATGTTCTGTGCTGGCTTCATGAAGGGAGGCAAGGACTCTTGCCAG GGAGACTCCGGTGGCCCCGTGGTGTGCAATGGTCAGCTGCAGGGTGTTGTGTCCTGGGGTTACGGCTGTGCCCAGAGGAACAAGCCTGGTGTCTACACCAAGGTCTGCAACTACAAATCCTGGATCAGCAGCACCATGTCCTCCAACTAA
- the zgc:66448 gene encoding zinc finger protein 628 produces MGKNMAAVNSSERRQGDPNDELGDPGGVAQKCESFEYKSTDPDNTFAVEEDRIPEGSNENRESSIVTDGLASQTESSIALRANDRSEIGNELVDLTYSEENTHNTDVSYNKQRHFDWSETEDEEDRTDAKENGNDVHNGDMGRTPEVQQDKITDNISDAEDVEKEKSHSDEEMDVSKDTGEEQDCNGGKGAEEEEEEEEEEEEEEEEEEEEGGEEGGEEERTVKRRKCSLECKDCGKRFTRRETFNLHRHFHAHQDELASLTCKECGLTFHHRSSLIKHRSEHQQKVEQPVERKRRRSPQGVHKEERPGFQCDHCEETFPSLSKLRLHTCNCAPDKAYRCPLCRKEFRMKISITSHMQTHSLSSHPFRCQECHKSFSDIFSLRDHQGSHASLKPYACPECGMVFRHRSVMEDHRRKHTEDTQGPHRCNICGKHFKYSSLLQQHQYLHTGQKPFRCPDCGKTFALAQNMKAHCRQHRRHPHACSLCPLTFPDQGSLQAHMSCHETVGGLDKENTNHGLEPKRIFNCPLCPQNFPSPADLRAHMLIHEAEHERMENGACKDWETNRYTCPHCPATYSDQSNMMAHLTTHTSARVRVERQGNGLEVGRSAPLNTANVPGRWHREEMSSKPLKCPDCGKSFRHRSVLTLHMRIHSKDKPYQCRVCNKSFRFNSYLQQHMIIHTGEKPYKCPDCSKDFAFLQNMRTHQRLHTQKPFRCTKCRKGYSDENQLQRHLLSHNGEKPHKCHLCEKSFGLAYLLRDHLNTHTGERPHRCQECHKTFPWLGSLLVHQKIHARKRQGSSQPYSFPMAMRIRGRGSRGRSGGRLASGWPRWGGMGQSGMDTPQQTPPYQVPMSRSPEWQRRPAQPQPPMFSSQMDMQQPGETSARRPPPVHQQWRVEGGELRPVPLPNQSQPSQDPERQPAPVQQQPSPQIQPQQVPQSPLVQQQVQLQLQLQPHLHPQLRQQQVQHHLQSPLIQQQLQWQQPGGQLQPQLVPQQQWQPDRQLLQQKLPWLPDAQPRPAPPQQPQQWHSDGLPRPAPQQRSSGRVEAPTTSQPGLSASQSLETPPPGESGGTMPLGNKTPPVARPQNPSPLAVSEQEQHRQQPKPMSWGNTPTTPPVPTLSSVQLDFPGSPIYMDGAALWGGLRTSPAVPPSQSTSNKLGQELNLPRWSSVSVPMHKAVNESSTPPRKEDTRVWDFNAPLVMSPTVSSSEKAGSGREQQKQWSPALLSTSSSAQMGHSSVMSISSPPTHGIGGSPWDFKGSPSNKSGLSQELEQQQQKHLSSSWTNVPTSTQNVPISIQYDPQRFTHGVGPTVWGFQTTPAGPQQQPMVTGTQIIINQTSPFFSPLPPLPPLSLPGSHPLHSVAVGSLPRPPHPNIFFTPQAVMSERPHMTQTLSLPQLAPRPVPHKLGRLPYAPDRLLQCMICGCSLPRELDLQMHYMQHAQGEI; encoded by the exons ATGGGTAAAAACATGGCTGCTGTGAATTCATCAGAGAGACGCCAGGGCGACCCCAACGATGAGCTGGGGGACCCGGGGGGTGTAGCACAGAAATGCGAATCATTTGAGTATAAATCGACAGACCCCGATAACACTTTTGCTGTTGAAGAAGACAGAATTCCCGAGGGCTCCAATGAAAATAGAGAATCTAGTATTGTTACCGATGGGCTTGCTAGCCAGACTGAAAGTAGCATTGCGCTTCGAGCTAATGATAGATCAGAGATAGGTAATGAGTTGGTAGATTTAACATATTCTGAAGAAAATACCCACAACACCGATGTTTCCTACAACAAGCAGCGGCATTTCGATTGGTCTGAGACGGAGGACGAGGAAGACCGCACGGATGCAAAAGAGAATGGAAACGATG TTCATAATGGTGACATGGGGAGGACTCCTGAGGTGCAGCAGGATAAGATTACTGACAATATCTCAGATGCAGAGGATGTGGAAAAGGAAAAATCACATTCTGACGAGGAGATGGATGTATCAAAAGACACAGGTGAAGAACAAGATTGTAATGGAGGAAAgggggcggaggaggaggaggaggaagaagaagaagaagaagaagaagaagaagaagaagaagaagagggaggagaagagggaggagaagaggagcgaaCAGTGAAAAGGAGGAAATGTAGTCTGGAGTGCAAAGACTGTGGGAAGAGGTTCACCCGTCGGGAGACATTCAACCTCCATCGTCACTTCCACGCTCACCAAGATGAACTGGCCTCACTCACCTGTAAGGAGTGTGGCCTTACCTTCCATCACCGCAGCAGCCTCATCAAGCACCGCAGTGAGCACCAACAGAAGGTTGAACAGCCTGTGGAGCGGAAGAGGAGAAGGAGCCCACAGGGAGTCCACAAGGAGGAGAGGCCAGGCTTCCAGTGTGACCACTGTGAAGAGACTTTCCCATCACTGAGCAAACTGAGGCTCCACACCTGCAACTGTGCCCCGGATAAGGCGTACCGCTGCCCCCTGTGCCGCAAAGAGTTCCGCATGAAGATCTCCATCACCAGCCACATGCAGACCCACTCCCTGAGCTCCCACCCCTTCCGCTGCCAGGAGTGCCACAAGAGCTTCTCTGACATATTTTCCCTGCGTGACCACCAGGGCTCACATGCCTCCCTCAAGCCCTACGCGTGCCCAGAGTGTGGCATGGTGTTTAGGCACCGCTCTGTCATGGAGGACCACCGTCGTAAGCACACAGAGGACACACAAGGCCCCCACCGGTGCAACATCTGTGGGAAGCACTTCAAGTATTCCAGCCTCCTGCAACAGCACCAATACCTTCACACGGGCCAGAAACCCTTCCGCTGCCCAGACTGTGGCAAAACGTTTGCCTTAGCCCAGAACATGAAGGCGCACTGCCGGCAGCATAGACGGCACCCCCACGCCTGCTCTCTTTGCCCCCTCACTTTCCCCGACCAGGGCAGTCTGCAGGCTCACATGTCATGCCACGAGACAGTCGGGGGACTAGATAAGGAGAACACAAACCACGGGTTGGAGCCAAAACGTATATTCAACTGTCCCCTCTGTCCTCAGAACTTTCCTTCACCAGCTGACCTGAGGGCTCACATGCTGATCCATGAAGCAGAGCATGAGAGGATGGAGAACGGGGCGTGTAAAGACTGGGAAACAAACCGTTACACCTGTCCACACTGTCCTGCCACCTACTCTGACCAGTCTAATATGATGGCCCACCTGACAACTCACACGTCTGCCCGGGTCAGGGTAGAGAGGCAGGGTAATGGACTTGAAGTAGGGAGATCTGCTCCACTTAACACTGCCAACGTCCCAGGGAGGTGGCATAGGGAGGAGATGAGTAGTAAGCCTTTAAAGTGTCCAGACTGTGGCAAGTCGTTCCGTCACCGCTCTGTGTTAACGTTGCACATGCGTATTCATTCCAAGGACAAGCCTTACCAGTGCAGGGTGTGCAACAAGTCCTTCAGATTCAACAGCTATCTGCAGCAGCACATGATCATTCACACCGGGGAGAAACCATACAAGTGCCCAGACTGCAGCAAGGACTTTGCTTTCCTGCAGAACATGAGAACCCATCAGAGGCTGCACACACAGAAACCGTTCCGCTGCACAAAGTGCCGTAAGGGATACAGCGACGAGAATCAGCTTCAGCGCCATTTGCTGTCACACAACGGCGAAAAGCCCCACAAGTGCCACCTCTGTGAAAAGAGCTTTGGGCTGGCCTACCTGCTGCGGGACCATCTGAACACCCACACAGGCGAGCGGCCTCATCGCTGTCAGGAGTGCCACAAGACATTCCCATGGCTCGGCAGCCTGCTGGTGCATCAGAAAATCCACGCTCGAAAGCGCCAGGGGTCGAGTCAGCCTTATTCTTTTCCAATGGCCATGAGGATAAGAGGCAGGGGTAGCAGGGGCCGGAGCGGAGGCAGGCTGGCATCAGGCTGGCCCAGGTGGGGTGGAATGGGGCAATCAGGTATGGACACGCCCCAACAAACACCTCCATATCAAGTCCCAATGTCAAGGAGTCCTGAGTGGCAGAGGAGGCCGGCCCAGCCACAGCCACCCATGTTTTCATCCCAGATGGATATGCAGCAGCCAGGGGAGACGTCTGCGAGAAGGCCTCCACCAGTCCACCAACAGTGGCGGGTGGAAGGTGGAGAACTGAGGCCTGTCCCACTGCCTAACCAGTCTCAACCGTCTCAGGATCCTGAAAGACAACCAGCGCCTGTCCAACAGCAGCCATCTCCACAAATACAGCCACAGCAGGTACCACAGTCTCCACTGGTACAACAACAAGTACAGTTACAGCTACAGCTACAGCCACATCTACATCCGCAGCTGCGCCAACAGCAGGTTCAGCATCATCTACAGTCTCCGCTGATCCAACAGCAATTACAGTGGCAGCAACCAGGTGGACAGCTCCAGCCCCAGCTAGTACCACAACAGCAGTGGCAGCCTGACAGACAGTTGCTCCAGCAAAAGCTGCCCTGGTTACCAGATGCTCAGCCCCGGCCCGCCCCACCACAGCAACCCCAGCAGTGGCACTCAGATGGCCTGCCTCGGCCAGCCCCACAGCAGAGGAGTTCAGGCAGGGTAGAGGCACCTACAACATCACAGCCTGGCCTTAGTGCATCTCAGAGCCTAGAAACCCCTCCTCCAGGAGAAAGTGGAGGGACCATGCCCTTGGGTAACAAAACACCCCCAGTGGCCAGGCCACAGAACCCCAGCCCATTAGCTGTGAGTGAGCAGGAGCAACACAGGCAACAGCCGAAGCCCATGAGCTGGGGTAACACACCCACTACACCACCAGTCCCCACACTGAGCTCTGTTCAGCTTGACTTTCCTGGGTCCCCCATTTACATGGATGGGGCTGCTTTGTGGGGTGGGCTAAGGACCTCTCCAGCAGTGCCACCATCCCAGAGCACATCAAACAAACTGGGCCAAGAGCTTAACCTGCCAAGATGGTCGAGCGTCTCAGTGCCAATGCACAAAGCTGTTAATGAATCATCCACACCTCCTAGAAAAGAGGACACTAGAGTTTGGGACTTTAATGCACCTCTGGTAATGTCCCCAACTGTTAGTTCATCAGAGAAAGCTGGTAGTGGGCGTGAGCAGCAGAAACAGTGGTCTCCAGCTCTACTCAGTACATCCTCCTCAGCTCAGATGGGCCACAGCTCTGTCATGTCAATTTCAAGCCCTCCAACTCATGGGATTGGAGGTAGTCCCTGGGATTTCAAAGGTTCCCCCTCAAACAAATCAGGCCTTAGCCAGGAGttagagcagcagcagcaaaaacaTCTATCCTCCAGCTGGACCAATGTACCCACATCCACCCAGAACGTTCCCATCTCCATTCAATATGACCCACAACGTTTCACTCATGGGGTGGGACCCACTGTGTGGGGTTTCCAAACCACTCCAGCTGGCCCGCAGCAGCAGCCAATGGTAACAGGCACTCAAATCATCATAAATCagacctctcctttcttctctcctctccctccgctCCCTCCTCTTAGTTTGCCTGGCTCACACCCTCTTCACTCTGTAGCAGTCGGCTCTCTACCAAGGCCTCCACACCCAAACATTTTCTTCACGCCACAGGCGGTCATGAGTGAGAGGCCACACATGACACAGACCCTGTCGCTACCTCAGCTCGCCCCACGGCCTGTTCCTCACAAACTGGGCCGTTTGCCTTACGCCCCAGACCGCCTTCTCCAGTGCATGATCTGTGGCTGCTCTCTACCCCGGGAGTTAGACTTGCAAATGCACTACATGCAGCATGCACAGGGAGAGATTTGA
- the LOC110538195 gene encoding RNA polymerase II degradation factor 1 isoform X3 gives MTEYYEEGGLLYEHSPPMHIKVESPEGPFGGGVSEDGFPKEDEDSEGSCDQSSGLPGGLPFNVVVVHPNIMTPGMSSDDLLSMEQHRGLSSVLTAGGAGKRKSRFSGAELEVLVSEVTRCEGELFGPAGRLRRRERERIWAGILERVNAVSRVPRTLREVKKRWDDLKRRNGGRLADARHRTCYLPSNRGASMLGRSAQASPRLHQARQKQSTRGKASFTCFTDTEPVGGGEGSERDGFEKDEDSGEREGEVGEAECEGAESSMEEKLGLGLGIGPPPNSERWLPPSPLYSAPFLNGTPQPSPQPSLGAQQGPLEAPPRGSWLEDELRGMGEAALQLGDRVEQSLREFGEGFRRDMRTLVVSQEALATSLQQNNVLLQRLLGVLEAQQQQQQQPPQQQQQQQQQPPQQQQQQQQPPQQQPHHSQKQEPQQSTQQPQQLQQQKPQPQQPIQQQQQQQIQPQQQQLLLQQPQLVQQQQQQQIQPLPQQPQHPQSPSNQPTLAVAPVPPPPDILDGTTRPNPPAVMNGIVQRPRRGRIVDHRRRRRR, from the exons ATGACTGAGTACTACGAGGAGGGGGGCCTGCTGTACGAGCACTCGCCTCCCATGCACATCAAAGTGGAGTCTCCAGAGGGACCCTTCGGAGGGGGCGTCTCAGAGGACGGCTTCCCCAAGGAGGATGAGGACTCGGAAGGCAGCTGCGACCAAAGCAGTGGGCTGCCTGGTGGACTACCCTTCAACGTGGTGGTGGTGCATCCGAACATCATGACCCCTGGCATGTCCTCAGATGACCTCCTATCCATGGAACAGC ACAGAGGTTTGTCCTCTGTGTTGACAGCAGGGGGTGCAGGCAAGAGGAAGAGTCGTTTTAGCGGTGCAGAGCTGGAGGTGCTGGTTTCTGAGGTGACGCGGTGTGAGGGAGAGCTTTTTGGTCCTGCTGGGAGGCTCCggcgcagggagagagagaggatctggGCAGGGATCCTGGAGCGGGTCAACGCTGTGTCCAGAGTCCCTCGTACCCTCCGCGAGGTCAAGAAGCGCTGGGACGACCTGAAGAGACGCAATGGAGGCAGGCTGGCAGACGCAAGGCACCGAACTTGTTACCTGCCATCTAATAGAGGGGCTTCCATGCTGGGACGGTCAGCTCAGGCAAGCCCCAGGCTTCACCAGGCCAGACAGAAGCAAAGCACCAGAGGGAAGGCCAGTTTCACGTGCTTCACTGATACAGAACCAG TGGGTGGAGGTGAAGGGTCGGAGAGGGATGGCTTTGAAAAGGATGAGGATAGTGGTGAGCGGGAAGGGGAGGTGGGAGAGGCGGAATGCGAGGGGGCAGAGAGCAGTATGGAGGAAAAGCTGGGTTTAGGACTGGGAATAGGGCCTCCCCCTAACTCGGAACGCtggctgcctccctctcccctctacagCGCCCCTTTCCTCAATGGGACCCCTCAGCCTAGTCCCCAGCCCTCACTAGGGGCCCAGCAGGGACCCCTGGAGGCCCCTCCTCGTGGCTCATGGCTGGAGGACGAGCTCCGTGGCATGGGGGAGGCAGCTCTGCAGCTGGGGGATCGGGTGGAGCAGAGTCTTCGGGAGTTTGGGGAGGGATTCAGACGTGATATGAGAACATTAGTGGTCTCTCAAGAGGCACTGGCAACCAGCCTACAGCAAAACAATGTTCTCCTGCAAAGGCTGCTGGGAGTCCTAGAggcacagcagcagcaacaacaacaaccaccacagcagcagcagcagcaacaacaacaaccaccacagcagcagcagcaacaacaacaaccaccacagcAGCAGCCACATCATTCCCAAAAACAAGAGCCACAACAGTCAACGCAACAACCACAACAGTTACAGCAGCAGAAACCACAGCCTCAACAACCgattcagcagcagcagcaacaacagatacaaccacaacaacaacaattgcTACTACAGCAACCCCAGCtggtgcagcagcagcagcaacaacagataCAACCGCTACCACAGCAACCGCAACACCCCCAGAGTCCAAGTAATCAACCAACTTTAGCAGTTGCCCCTGTACCACCACCCCCAGATATTCTTGATGGTACCACCCGTCCAAATCCACCCGCAGTCATGAATGGAATTGTCCAACGGCCAAGGCGGGGGAGAATTGTTGATCATAGACGAAGAAGAAGGCGTTAG
- the LOC110538195 gene encoding RNA polymerase II degradation factor 1 isoform X4, whose translation MTEYYEEGGLLYEHSPPMHIKVESPEGPFGGGVSEDGFPKEDEDSEGSCDQSSGLPGGLPFNVVVVHPNIMTPGMSSDDLLSMEQPGGAGKRKSRFSGAELEVLVSEVTRCEGELFGPAGRLRRRERERIWAGILERVNAVSRVPRTLREVKKRWDDLKRRNGGRLADARHRTCYLPSNRGASMLGRSAQASPRLHQARQKQSTRGKASFTCFTDTEPVGGGEGSERDGFEKDEDSGEREGEVGEAECEGAESSMEEKLGLGLGIGPPPNSERWLPPSPLYSAPFLNGTPQPSPQPSLGAQQGPLEAPPRGSWLEDELRGMGEAALQLGDRVEQSLREFGEGFRRDMRTLVVSQEALATSLQQNNVLLQRLLGVLEAQQQQQQQPPQQQQQQQQQPPQQQQQQQQPPQQQPHHSQKQEPQQSTQQPQQLQQQKPQPQQPIQQQQQQQIQPQQQQLLLQQPQLVQQQQQQQIQPLPQQPQHPQSPSNQPTLAVAPVPPPPDILDGTTRPNPPAVMNGIVQRPRRGRIVDHRRRRRR comes from the exons ATGACTGAGTACTACGAGGAGGGGGGCCTGCTGTACGAGCACTCGCCTCCCATGCACATCAAAGTGGAGTCTCCAGAGGGACCCTTCGGAGGGGGCGTCTCAGAGGACGGCTTCCCCAAGGAGGATGAGGACTCGGAAGGCAGCTGCGACCAAAGCAGTGGGCTGCCTGGTGGACTACCCTTCAACGTGGTGGTGGTGCATCCGAACATCATGACCCCTGGCATGTCCTCAGATGACCTCCTATCCATGGAACAGC CAGGGGGTGCAGGCAAGAGGAAGAGTCGTTTTAGCGGTGCAGAGCTGGAGGTGCTGGTTTCTGAGGTGACGCGGTGTGAGGGAGAGCTTTTTGGTCCTGCTGGGAGGCTCCggcgcagggagagagagaggatctggGCAGGGATCCTGGAGCGGGTCAACGCTGTGTCCAGAGTCCCTCGTACCCTCCGCGAGGTCAAGAAGCGCTGGGACGACCTGAAGAGACGCAATGGAGGCAGGCTGGCAGACGCAAGGCACCGAACTTGTTACCTGCCATCTAATAGAGGGGCTTCCATGCTGGGACGGTCAGCTCAGGCAAGCCCCAGGCTTCACCAGGCCAGACAGAAGCAAAGCACCAGAGGGAAGGCCAGTTTCACGTGCTTCACTGATACAGAACCAG TGGGTGGAGGTGAAGGGTCGGAGAGGGATGGCTTTGAAAAGGATGAGGATAGTGGTGAGCGGGAAGGGGAGGTGGGAGAGGCGGAATGCGAGGGGGCAGAGAGCAGTATGGAGGAAAAGCTGGGTTTAGGACTGGGAATAGGGCCTCCCCCTAACTCGGAACGCtggctgcctccctctcccctctacagCGCCCCTTTCCTCAATGGGACCCCTCAGCCTAGTCCCCAGCCCTCACTAGGGGCCCAGCAGGGACCCCTGGAGGCCCCTCCTCGTGGCTCATGGCTGGAGGACGAGCTCCGTGGCATGGGGGAGGCAGCTCTGCAGCTGGGGGATCGGGTGGAGCAGAGTCTTCGGGAGTTTGGGGAGGGATTCAGACGTGATATGAGAACATTAGTGGTCTCTCAAGAGGCACTGGCAACCAGCCTACAGCAAAACAATGTTCTCCTGCAAAGGCTGCTGGGAGTCCTAGAggcacagcagcagcaacaacaacaaccaccacagcagcagcagcagcaacaacaacaaccaccacagcagcagcagcaacaacaacaaccaccacagcAGCAGCCACATCATTCCCAAAAACAAGAGCCACAACAGTCAACGCAACAACCACAACAGTTACAGCAGCAGAAACCACAGCCTCAACAACCgattcagcagcagcagcaacaacagatacaaccacaacaacaacaattgcTACTACAGCAACCCCAGCtggtgcagcagcagcagcaacaacagataCAACCGCTACCACAGCAACCGCAACACCCCCAGAGTCCAAGTAATCAACCAACTTTAGCAGTTGCCCCTGTACCACCACCCCCAGATATTCTTGATGGTACCACCCGTCCAAATCCACCCGCAGTCATGAATGGAATTGTCCAACGGCCAAGGCGGGGGAGAATTGTTGATCATAGACGAAGAAGAAGGCGTTAG